Within Paeniglutamicibacter psychrophenolicus, the genomic segment CACGCCGGTGCCCGGGTTCGTCCCCACGGACCCCAGCGAATCGGCCTTCCAGGTGACGTCCTCGCTCCCGGCGGGCTGGCCCGCGAGCGCCTCCCAAAACGCCGTCCACTGCCCGGAGTCATCCAGGTAGGACATCGGGATGCCGCCTCCCATGTCGATGAAACCTGGTGCATGCCCCAACCCGGCCAGCGCGTCGACAAGTCGGAGGGATTCGGCAAGCACCAGGGCGCGATGTTCGGCGCTGTACCCGTTGAGGTGGAAGTGGATCCCGGCGACCTCAAGCCGATCGGGGACGTGAACCCCGCGCAGGAACCCGAGCCAGCGATCTGCCCGCAGGCCGAAGCGGGTGGGCGGCAGCAGGGGGTTGGCCGAGGCCAGGCGCAGCGCGACCCTGGCCCGCACCCCGCGGACGGCGGCAACCTCCAGGAGGTCTTCGGCTTCGTCCCGGTTGTCCAGGCTCACCACCACGCCGTTGTCCAGGGCCAGGGCCAGCAGCGCCCGGGACTTGACGGCCGCCGTGACGATGACCTGGTCGGGGTCCACGCCGCGGCGCAGGGCCTGGTTGAGCTCGTGGAAGCTGGCCACGTCGACACCGCCGTCCGCATTCACCGCCGCATCGATGGCACCGATGGTCTTGTTGGCCTTGCACGCCAGGTACACCTGGAAATCCACGGAGTGCTCCGCGGCTGCCGCACGCAGCTCGCCGGCGTTGCGCCCCAGGGCGGAGAAGTCGTGG encodes:
- a CDS encoding alanine racemase, translating into MKPLMHGTLPLTARLEPWMEAVLADPAGCRELIETFGSPVNLHDFSALGRNAGELRAAAAEHSVDFQVYLACKANKTIGAIDAAVNADGGVDVASFHELNQALRRGVDPDQVIVTAAVKSRALLALALDNGVVVSLDNRDEAEDLLEVAAVRGVRARVALRLASANPLLPPTRFGLRADRWLGFLRGVHVPDRLEVAGIHFHLNGYSAEHRALVLAESLRLVDALAGLGHAPGFIDMGGGIPMSYLDDSGQWTAFWEALAGQPAGSEDVTWKADSLGSVGTNPGTGVYPYHQEPVRGPWLDAVLGSRPAGTPETIAELLVARNLQLRCEPGRSLLDGCGMTLAAVAFVKERSDGVPLLGLHMNRTQCRSTSADFLLDPILLHAAEPRRAREPFSGFLVGAYCIEEELILRRRFVFPRGAAPNDLIAFPNTAGYLMHIVESASHQLPLAVNLVRDGGGWVPDRIEDRVLRA